The sequence CACGGCCAACTGACCCTCACGGATGATATACATCTCCCGGCCAATGTCCCCCTTGCGGCAGACATATTCACCTGGTGAATAGGTCTGGGGCTGCAGCTTCAGCACCAGCTCCTCCAGCAGGCTggcctcacagttctggaagatCTGCACCCGGCTCAGAGTAGACAGGTGTACAGACACAGCCACTTCGGCCCGCAACCGCTCAGGCAAATGCTGTAAGATGGCTACTTCATTGGTCATCTTCTTGTTGATCTGCAGGTGCTGGTACCTAGGGACAAGAGCAGCAGTggttcctccccagcccccaacatGCCTGCCCCTATTCCTTCCATCAGGGTTCAGCTCAGCTTCAGCCAAGAGTTCAATCACACTGAGATCTCACAGGGGTCATGGGAATACTTGACAGTTGGCTGATGAATATCTTCACTTCAAGGTCTGCTGGTCACTGATATGTTTTGACCTTTTCTCCCTCAACCAAGGCCTGGAAGCCTCCACCAGTTGACAGTGAATAAGACACTCTTTACCTCCTGTCAGGCTTTATCCCACCTACCACCATTCAGTGATGCCTTGTATATCCCACTGATAGCCACTTCAGTCACCAGGCCCTGTATCTAGAGGCCCTCTGATTTAGCTCCCCGACTTGCTGACATTTCCTTTTGTTCATAGTATAGCATGGATACCTATGACATAATCAACCATCTTGTTGGCAATTCCCTGGGAGGTATCACTCTTCTCCCTTTACCTCTTCCAGAGCCATCTGAGCCCTACCAGGCAATGGCAGTTTTTACTCCATGGTCTCCAGGTTATCCTTCCTTGTGTATGAGTTCCTCTCCCTATCAATCTCTTATCCAACCCAGCCCCCCAAGTGCAGATACAACTAATGGAAGACATGCTTTACTAAGCCCCACTCAGTGAATCCCCCAATGCATGCCATGCCCTACTTGCCCTGCCTGGACCTCTAGGCAGTAAGGACCCAGCCATTTTCCTCAGGCTCTATCCAGAACACCTGTCCCTGTCCTGGTCTGGAAGCCCAGCATCCTCACCAGTCAATAACTCGCCGCTCCAGCCGGCGGTTGACGTGCTGCTGCTTCATGTACTTCTTCACCAGTGCATGGTCTGGGTAGAAAGCCGCATCTGCAGTGTTCATATTGTAGATGACAGAGCTCATGCTACCCATGATGGTGGCAAAACCCATGACGGCCAACAGGAAGTCACCCACCATGAAGAGATACTCCTCCTCCCGTGCTGGCAGTGGTGTATCACCCACAGTGGTCAGGATCAGGGTGGAGAAGTAAAAGCTATAGAGGTACTGGCGCCGCAGACGCTCAAAGCCAGGCTGTGCGGGATCAGGGTACACCCAGGCGTCACGCCCGAAGCCCAGGTACCGGGATAGGGCAAAGTATAGGCAGCTATTCCAATGgataacaacaaaaatgtaaagcATCAGTTTGGTGATGCGAAATACATTTGGGTAAGCCGTGCGGGTCTCTGTGCGGTCAAAGGCCTCAAAGAGGCGGGGCACACGCAGAAATCGGTTCAGCCTCAGCATAGGGGTGTGCAAGCCCAGCTGCACGTAGGCCGCATCTGTGGGCATCAGGGATGCCAGGTCCAACAGGAAGCTCCAGGTGCGAACATAGCGACTTGAAATCCTACCCTTGTCCACCACCAGGATGCCCTGGTCTAAGaatcctggggagggggagggggagacaggctGGGGTCAGTCATAAGATGGGGTCAGGTATGAGGCTGAGTCAGGACACCTACCTGCTCTAGTAATAAGGGTGAGGGTGGGCAGGCCAGGGtgggacagggagacagacatGGGGACAGGGTGAGGGAGGGCATAACCCTGCCCCAGGGTTACTGGGATGAGCATGGGGGTGTTGTGAAGCATGGAGGCATGCGAAAGTACTATAAAGGGGTCACTTATGACTAGTCACCTTGTGACTAAGAGGCCCTCTTTTGGAAGGTAACATGGAACAAATGGTCAGTCTTGGGCTCACTGACCTGTGTGAAAGCGCACCACGATGTCCAGTAGGTATAGAAGGTCACTTGTGTAGTCCAGTACTAACCAGGCCACCAGATAACTGTGTTGCAAGTCaggaaagcaggctctgtgtggcaGGGACAGAAGAGATTGGCTCAGGGCATCCTCTGTGTAAGGCAATCTCCCCAAGGCACTCAGCACTCTGCCCTGGGCCCTCTCTTGGGTGCTGCCCCTCCTTCAGGCCCTGG is a genomic window of Acinonyx jubatus isolate Ajub_Pintada_27869175 chromosome D1, VMU_Ajub_asm_v1.0, whole genome shotgun sequence containing:
- the CNGA4 gene encoding cyclic nucleotide-gated cation channel alpha-4 → MSQDSKVKTTESSPSAPSKARKLLPVLDPSGDYYYWWLNTMVFPVMYNLIIIVCRACFPDLQHSYLVAWLVLDYTSDLLYLLDIVVRFHTGFLDQGILVVDKGRISSRYVRTWSFLLDLASLMPTDAAYVQLGLHTPMLRLNRFLRVPRLFEAFDRTETRTAYPNVFRITKLMLYIFVVIHWNSCLYFALSRYLGFGRDAWVYPDPAQPGFERLRRQYLYSFYFSTLILTTVGDTPLPAREEEYLFMVGDFLLAVMGFATIMGSMSSVIYNMNTADAAFYPDHALVKKYMKQQHVNRRLERRVIDWYQHLQINKKMTNEVAILQHLPERLRAEVAVSVHLSTLSRVQIFQNCEASLLEELVLKLQPQTYSPGEYVCRKGDIGREMYIIREGQLAVVADDGVTQYAVLGAGLYFGEISIINIKGNMSGNRRTANIKSLGYSDLFCLSKEDLREVLSEYPQAQVVMEEKGREILLKMNKLDVNAEAAEIALQEATESRLRGLDQQLDDLQTKFARLLAELESSALKIAYRIERLEWQTREWPMPEELAEADDEGEPGEGTSQGGEGRSAQEGPPDPE